One genomic segment of Rivularia sp. PCC 7116 includes these proteins:
- a CDS encoding Rieske 2Fe-2S domain-containing protein, whose translation MNYILPGAPWLVAHRSMLCIDKPYKITLNNCDYVIWQNAKGEIYALENVCPHMQAPLSNGWICKEHNSITCPFHALEFDGKGRLIKDGEVKGEPIAKSLNLIIQDDLIWTYGNFEPRLPIPSLISEKTKGLSFLGIAGDTTIQAEFLQCIKVNYDFNHQNGVHHDTFRIKDNPVESFEKDGYYAKVVQTFLREDNTMQELFQNPSLMTFPKKIKNQLVYNFPSTTLFKAEVPLGEILQFFILYPETENQTRTFVLLYANWRNPIINVPGFGDLIKRSLLQSTAKIVEQDSKAVESLYPQQKPKIRLPKEEIMSYVEGLYHEW comes from the coding sequence ATGAATTATATTCTTCCCGGTGCCCCTTGGTTAGTTGCTCACCGTTCGATGTTATGTATCGATAAGCCTTATAAAATTACGCTCAATAACTGCGATTATGTCATTTGGCAAAATGCAAAAGGTGAAATTTATGCTTTAGAAAATGTATGTCCGCATATGCAAGCTCCTCTATCTAATGGTTGGATTTGCAAGGAACATAACTCGATTACTTGTCCGTTTCACGCGCTGGAATTTGATGGTAAAGGTAGACTTATTAAGGATGGAGAGGTAAAAGGAGAACCGATTGCAAAAAGCTTGAATTTAATTATTCAAGATGACTTAATTTGGACTTATGGTAATTTTGAGCCTCGTTTACCTATTCCTAGTTTGATTTCTGAGAAAACCAAGGGATTAAGTTTTTTAGGCATTGCAGGTGATACGACTATTCAAGCTGAATTTTTGCAGTGCATTAAGGTTAACTATGATTTTAACCACCAGAATGGAGTTCATCACGATACTTTTAGAATTAAAGATAATCCAGTAGAAAGTTTTGAAAAGGATGGTTATTACGCTAAAGTTGTGCAAACCTTTCTCCGGGAAGACAATACAATGCAGGAACTCTTCCAGAATCCATCATTAATGACTTTTCCGAAAAAGATTAAAAATCAGTTAGTTTATAATTTCCCATCAACTACTTTATTTAAAGCTGAAGTTCCCCTCGGAGAAATTCTACAATTCTTTATTCTTTACCCAGAAACAGAAAATCAAACCCGGACATTTGTACTTTTATATGCGAATTGGCGGAATCCTATAATTAATGTACCCGGATTCGGAGATTTAATTAAACGTTCGCTCTTACAGTCAACGGCTAAAATTGTTGAACAAGATAGCAAAGCTGTTGAAAGTTTATATCCGCAGCAAAAGCCGAAAATTCGATTACCAAAAGAAGAAATTATGTCTTATGTTGAGGGGCTTTATCATGAGTGGTGA
- a CDS encoding DUF2891 domain-containing protein, translating into MEINQTTASKLVELVLNCVDCEYPHSNIYWLNSDEDVKPPRELTPAFYGCLDWHSSVHGHWLLARLARGFPEAAFSLSAKQALEKSLTSENIEGEVSYLKHHPRFEIPYGVAWLLQLVAELREWDDVCAKQCLMALQPLEIQIAENLYHWLKKLIVPNRTGMHKQTAFGLGLIFDWAQTTKNTDFIHLIEDKVKQFYFQDRNHSLRFEPLGHDFLSPCLAEADLIRRTLTKNAFADWLTNFLPDIPIDNTSWLNPVEVNDAEDYMQAHFYGLNLSRAWMIEGIISGLPNGDRRIKTLINTAAVHRQLGLANAVSEHYAGSHWLGTFAVYLATSRGLVS; encoded by the coding sequence ATGGAAATAAATCAAACCACTGCATCAAAATTAGTAGAATTAGTTTTAAACTGCGTCGATTGCGAATATCCTCACAGTAATATCTATTGGCTGAATAGCGATGAAGACGTAAAACCACCCCGAGAATTGACTCCTGCTTTTTACGGTTGTTTAGATTGGCATTCTTCGGTACATGGGCACTGGTTACTTGCGCGTTTAGCTCGCGGTTTTCCAGAAGCAGCTTTTAGTTTGTCAGCAAAGCAAGCTTTAGAAAAAAGTTTAACTTCCGAAAATATTGAGGGAGAGGTGTCATATTTGAAGCATCACCCTCGTTTTGAAATTCCTTATGGTGTCGCTTGGTTATTGCAGCTTGTCGCCGAGCTTCGTGAATGGGATGATGTTTGTGCGAAGCAATGTTTGATGGCGTTGCAACCATTAGAAATACAGATTGCCGAAAACTTATACCATTGGCTGAAAAAGTTGATCGTTCCCAATCGCACTGGGATGCATAAGCAAACGGCTTTTGGATTGGGTTTGATTTTCGACTGGGCGCAAACCACAAAAAATACTGACTTTATTCATTTAATTGAGGATAAAGTAAAACAGTTTTATTTCCAGGATAGAAATCATTCTTTAAGATTTGAACCCTTGGGACACGATTTTCTTTCACCCTGTCTTGCTGAAGCTGATTTGATACGAAGAACACTTACAAAAAATGCTTTTGCTGACTGGTTAACTAATTTTCTTCCAGATATACCAATTGATAATACAAGTTGGTTAAACCCCGTTGAGGTTAATGATGCTGAAGATTATATGCAAGCTCACTTCTACGGACTAAATTTGAGTCGAGCTTGGATGATAGAAGGAATAATTTCTGGATTACCTAATGGCGATCGCCGCATTAAAACACTTATAAATACTGCTGCTGTTCATCGTCAACTTGGATTAGCAAATGCCGTCAGCGAACATTATGCTGGTAGCCATTGGCTAGGAACTTTTGCTGTTTATCTAGCAACTTCTCGTGGTTTGGTTTCTTGA
- a CDS encoding BON domain-containing protein: MKNFIPLLISGILVTGAVGCGEEAANTGSENPSATNEALQPSAREASETEGLNQPLGQSGSVPGAETAPKDPAAVSEGADALTSDLSKEVSKKLKENLPASNLEVKEQEGVVTVGGTVSSQEELQQVEPLTKGVKGVKGVNVEANVEGAVPGAEGAIPVAPEGAAPEGTNPQ, from the coding sequence ATGAAAAATTTTATTCCTCTTCTCATTAGCGGTATTTTGGTTACAGGTGCAGTTGGTTGTGGTGAAGAAGCCGCTAACACTGGTTCAGAAAATCCCAGTGCTACTAATGAGGCTTTACAACCTTCAGCAAGAGAAGCTAGTGAAACAGAAGGTTTAAATCAACCTTTAGGTCAATCTGGATCTGTTCCCGGAGCGGAAACCGCACCTAAAGATCCAGCTGCTGTAAGTGAAGGAGCAGATGCGTTAACAAGCGATTTATCAAAAGAAGTTAGTAAAAAGCTAAAAGAAAATTTACCAGCTAGCAACTTAGAAGTTAAAGAGCAAGAAGGAGTTGTTACCGTTGGCGGTACAGTTTCTTCTCAAGAAGAACTTCAACAAGTTGAACCTTTAACTAAAGGAGTTAAAGGCGTGAAAGGGGTAAACGTAGAAGCAAATGTTGAAGGTGCTGTTCCTGGTGCTGAAGGTGCTATTCCTGTTGCTCCCGAAGGTGCTGCTCCTGAAGGTACTAATCCTCAGTAG
- a CDS encoding histidine kinase dimerization/phospho-acceptor domain-containing protein yields MYEYKWILPSLKEILVSSGASLAECSLHKARQQWRTAASAAQELLLNSLSVVTPVTNQGLVLAAPAPVLCESTLLECLRTVTFTAKPFNPLALMPFQMSDSSEAAQKNISDESVLPLLRVDPLAKEQFCLIFTKKFSLILVLAEESNDKSKFLFSFDPEVISQAWQALAGRVMLTNPDLFVELDNLVQEYYPVAPDYRLVMQFSQLLLAKYPETEDRGTKLHGKGAGEFKSKVEESHCSSYSTATSTKPSSRSDVELLQAFAHEVRTPLTTIRTTTRLLLKQKDLPANVTKRLQSIDRECTEQIDRMELLFRAAELETSSSQNPSNSQLTSMCLEQMLQQSIPRWRQAANRRNLTLDVLVPQQLPAVVTNPGMLDRVLTGLMENFTRNLPAGSNIQVRVIQAGDQLKLQLLPNSSQDIKQAQCSNTPPIRKAIGQLLMFQPETGTISLNLAATKHLFQAIGGKLIVRERPQHGEILTIYLPLEGVNNSNSCFDKFEQYGLKKLKEQRLKVKG; encoded by the coding sequence GTGTATGAGTATAAGTGGATTTTGCCGAGTTTAAAGGAAATTTTAGTTTCAAGTGGAGCATCACTAGCTGAATGTTCGTTGCATAAAGCACGACAACAATGGCGTACAGCTGCTTCTGCTGCTCAAGAACTGCTGTTAAATTCTTTATCTGTAGTTACACCTGTCACGAATCAGGGATTAGTTTTGGCTGCGCCTGCACCTGTATTGTGCGAGTCAACGCTCTTGGAGTGTTTGCGGACTGTAACTTTTACGGCAAAGCCATTTAACCCTTTGGCTTTGATGCCCTTTCAAATGTCTGACAGCAGCGAAGCAGCACAGAAAAATATTTCCGATGAGTCAGTGTTACCTTTGCTGAGGGTAGATCCATTGGCGAAGGAGCAGTTTTGCTTAATTTTTACTAAAAAGTTTTCATTAATATTAGTTTTAGCCGAAGAAAGTAATGATAAAAGTAAGTTTTTATTTTCTTTCGATCCAGAAGTAATTAGTCAAGCATGGCAGGCTCTCGCGGGCAGGGTAATGCTAACTAATCCCGATTTATTTGTGGAGTTGGATAATTTAGTACAGGAATATTATCCGGTTGCACCTGATTATCGATTAGTTATGCAGTTCAGTCAATTGTTGCTGGCGAAGTATCCGGAAACTGAAGATAGAGGAACAAAGTTGCATGGTAAAGGAGCGGGAGAATTTAAAAGCAAGGTTGAAGAATCACATTGCTCTAGCTACTCTACTGCTACCTCAACAAAACCCTCATCTCGCTCGGATGTTGAGTTATTGCAGGCTTTCGCTCATGAAGTGCGTACTCCTTTAACAACAATTCGTACTACTACCCGTTTGTTATTGAAGCAAAAAGATTTGCCTGCTAATGTTACTAAAAGATTGCAATCTATAGATCGCGAATGTACCGAGCAGATCGACAGAATGGAGCTGTTGTTTAGGGCTGCGGAATTAGAAACATCTTCTTCCCAAAACCCTTCTAATTCTCAACTAACGTCGATGTGCTTGGAGCAAATGTTGCAGCAAAGTATTCCTCGCTGGCGGCAAGCTGCAAATCGAAGAAATTTAACCTTGGATGTACTTGTGCCGCAGCAATTACCGGCGGTGGTAACTAACCCAGGTATGCTTGATAGAGTCCTTACAGGCTTGATGGAAAACTTTACACGTAATTTACCCGCAGGTAGTAATATTCAAGTTCGAGTAATTCAAGCTGGCGATCAATTAAAGCTGCAATTGCTGCCAAATTCTTCGCAAGATATAAAACAAGCGCAATGTTCTAATACGCCACCCATTCGCAAAGCAATTGGTCAACTTCTAATGTTCCAGCCGGAAACCGGTACAATAAGCCTGAATTTAGCTGCTACGAAGCATTTATTTCAAGCTATCGGCGGCAAGTTGATTGTACGCGAACGTCCTCAACATGGTGAAATTTTGACGATTTATCTGCCTTTAGAAGGAGTAAATAATTCAAATTCTTGCTTTGATAAATTTGAGCAATATGGATTGAAAAAGCTCAAAGAGCAAAGGTTAAAAGTCAAGGGTTAA
- a CDS encoding DICT sensory domain-containing protein produces MNLSPPQNLSIYQSAMKVQLPPKPLNLSCTTLLSMVKSQIDLLIEQEISATVVAKFPPLDIFNSQLKRYRQHFDNPLIYNCQLAKAGEINTEVNSNTLASIGNDSASDSGSKHNLIQMIAENRQIEREYFFIVLSAQFCSLLLAHRPLRKVKKQILDRKSNHHIPSLVTVQTFDGKVIEQVLNAIKNISNSEEFLATPEFSYPQEPKSALTSQLFLAQIKRQEQINSRKYKSRFSSFKEQNKTLQTKLQAKDEYLRNVCQELLSPLTHIKTALSLLNSPSIKTTQRQRYLDMIKRECDRQNYLMTGVMDLVELERNLESTSLEPVCLSEVVPGVVSTYQPLAQERGIMLAYTVPNDLPYVWCVSGGLRQIVINLLSNCIKFTPNGGQVWVRTRIQPNYVQLEFRDTGIGIPENEISKIFNRFYKVRPVVNEETGSAGLGLTIVEKLLQRCGGSISVSSMPGEGSSFKVLLPSVSQ; encoded by the coding sequence ATGAATTTATCTCCACCTCAGAACTTATCTATTTATCAGTCGGCAATGAAAGTGCAATTGCCTCCAAAACCTTTAAATCTTAGTTGTACAACTTTGCTGTCTATGGTGAAGTCGCAAATTGATTTACTCATTGAGCAAGAAATTTCAGCTACTGTTGTGGCTAAATTTCCTCCGTTAGATATTTTTAACTCGCAATTAAAGCGGTATCGGCAGCATTTTGATAATCCGCTTATCTATAATTGCCAACTAGCTAAGGCTGGAGAAATAAACACAGAGGTTAACTCAAATACGCTGGCATCCATTGGCAATGATTCGGCTTCTGACTCCGGTTCAAAGCATAATTTGATACAAATGATTGCTGAGAATCGCCAAATTGAACGAGAATATTTTTTTATTGTTTTATCTGCTCAATTTTGCAGCTTGCTTTTGGCACATCGTCCCCTCAGGAAAGTTAAAAAGCAGATTTTAGATCGCAAAAGTAATCATCATATTCCGTCGCTGGTAACTGTCCAGACTTTTGACGGTAAAGTAATTGAGCAAGTATTAAATGCGATCAAAAACATAAGTAACTCAGAAGAATTTTTAGCAACACCTGAATTTAGTTATCCTCAAGAACCAAAATCTGCTTTAACTAGCCAATTATTTCTGGCACAAATTAAAAGACAAGAGCAAATAAATTCCCGAAAATATAAAAGCCGTTTCAGTAGTTTTAAAGAACAAAACAAAACACTCCAGACAAAGTTACAAGCAAAGGACGAATATCTCAGAAATGTGTGTCAAGAATTACTTTCACCCCTAACACACATAAAAACTGCACTTTCCTTATTAAATTCTCCTAGTATCAAAACTACCCAGCGACAGCGTTACTTGGACATGATTAAACGAGAGTGCGATCGCCAAAATTATTTGATGACTGGTGTAATGGATTTGGTAGAGTTGGAACGTAATTTGGAATCCACTTCTCTAGAACCTGTATGTTTGTCTGAGGTTGTACCAGGTGTTGTTAGCACTTACCAACCTTTGGCACAGGAAAGAGGCATCATGCTCGCGTATACCGTACCAAACGACCTACCATATGTTTGGTGCGTTAGCGGTGGATTAAGGCAAATAGTAATTAATCTTCTATCTAATTGTATAAAATTTACGCCAAACGGCGGTCAAGTTTGGGTAAGAACTCGGATTCAGCCAAATTACGTGCAGTTAGAATTCCGCGATACCGGTATAGGTATTCCAGAAAATGAAATTTCTAAAATATTTAATCGCTTTTACAAGGTGCGCCCAGTTGTTAACGAAGAAACAGGAAGCGCTGGTTTAGGTTTAACTATTGTAGAAAAGTTACTCCAACGTTGTGGAGGAAGCATATCCGTCTCTTCCATGCCGGGTGAAGGCTCTAGCTTTAAAGTACTTTTGCCTAGCGTCTCCCAGTGA
- a CDS encoding UDP-N-acetylmuramoyl-L-alanyl-D-glutamate--2,6-diaminopimelate ligase, which translates to MKLRELLGAIDSLSQLPQHPAMDAEVKGLTTNSHATNVGDVFIGMPGTRVDGGDFWESAIKAGAIAAVISPQAAQKYPPLAPPYQEGVDGNSPLVIVAADMTKACAQLAAAFYDYPGHKLKLIGVTGTNGKTTTSHLIEYFLGQAELDAALMGTLYTRWKGFVQTAAYTTPFAVELQKQLKAALDAGNEYGTMEVSSHALAQGRVLGCKFDVGVFTNLTQDHLDYHKDMEDYFAAKSLLFGSDYLTGRAIINADDVYGKRLIKSLSERKVWSYSVNDSTADLYMSELSYEPNGVNGTLHTPEGEVAFRSPLVGQFNLENLLAAVGAVLHFGVDLQLIASAIPKFEGVPGRMERVQISSNQDVSVIVDYAHTPDSLENLLKASRPFIPGKMICVFGCGGDRDKTKRPKMGKIAAHLADLAVVTSDNPRTEDPEAILQDVLTGIPDTVQPMVIGDRASAIRTAIMEAESGDGILLAGKGHEDYQILGTEKIHFDDREHAREALEERMKNG; encoded by the coding sequence TGACAACAAATTCCCATGCTACCAATGTTGGGGATGTATTTATTGGAATGCCGGGTACGCGAGTTGATGGCGGAGATTTTTGGGAAAGCGCGATTAAAGCTGGTGCGATCGCTGCTGTAATTTCTCCTCAAGCTGCCCAAAAGTATCCTCCCCTTGCTCCTCCTTATCAAGAAGGAGTTGATGGAAATTCTCCTTTGGTTATCGTGGCGGCTGATATGACAAAAGCTTGCGCTCAGCTAGCTGCGGCTTTTTACGATTATCCCGGACACAAGTTAAAGTTAATTGGGGTAACTGGAACTAACGGTAAAACCACTACCAGCCATTTAATTGAATATTTTCTGGGGCAAGCTGAATTAGATGCTGCTTTGATGGGAACTTTGTATACTCGTTGGAAGGGGTTTGTTCAAACTGCTGCTTACACTACTCCGTTTGCAGTTGAGTTACAAAAACAGTTGAAAGCCGCTCTCGATGCTGGTAATGAGTATGGAACTATGGAAGTAAGTTCCCATGCTTTGGCACAAGGAAGGGTTTTGGGTTGCAAATTTGATGTTGGTGTATTTACCAACTTGACTCAAGATCACCTTGATTACCACAAGGATATGGAAGATTATTTTGCTGCTAAGAGCTTACTATTTGGTTCTGATTATCTTACCGGCAGGGCAATAATTAACGCCGATGACGTTTATGGTAAGCGGTTAATAAAATCTTTAAGTGAGCGCAAGGTATGGAGTTACAGCGTCAATGATTCCACTGCTGACTTATACATGAGCGAGTTGAGTTACGAACCTAATGGAGTCAACGGCACCTTACATACTCCAGAAGGTGAAGTAGCTTTTAGATCGCCTCTTGTAGGACAATTTAATCTAGAAAATCTATTAGCGGCTGTAGGAGCCGTTTTACACTTCGGTGTAGATTTACAATTAATAGCGTCGGCGATACCCAAATTTGAGGGAGTTCCCGGACGTATGGAGAGAGTCCAAATTAGCTCAAACCAAGATGTCAGCGTAATTGTAGATTATGCTCACACTCCCGATAGTTTGGAAAATTTATTAAAAGCATCGCGCCCATTTATTCCGGGTAAAATGATTTGCGTATTTGGCTGTGGTGGAGATAGAGACAAAACCAAGCGTCCCAAAATGGGTAAAATCGCCGCTCATTTAGCCGATTTAGCCGTAGTCACTTCCGATAATCCCCGCACTGAAGATCCAGAAGCCATTTTACAAGATGTTTTAACCGGAATTCCCGATACAGTGCAGCCAATGGTGATTGGCGATAGAGCTAGCGCTATCCGTACTGCAATTATGGAAGCAGAATCCGGAGACGGAATACTATTAGCCGGTAAAGGACATGAAGATTATCAAATCCTTGGTACTGAAAAAATACATTTTGACGATAGAGAACACGCCCGAGAAGCTTTAGAGGAAAGGATGAAGAATGGGTAA